A genome region from Danio aesculapii chromosome 2, fDanAes4.1, whole genome shotgun sequence includes the following:
- the ivns1abpb gene encoding influenza virus NS1A-binding protein homolog B produces MTPNGYLIFEDESFLNSTVAKMNALRKSGQFCDVRLLVCGHELMAHKAVLACCSSYLFEIFNADTEPQGGVSLVKFDDLNPDAVEVLLNYAYTAQLKADKSLVSDVYSAAKKLKLERVKQICGDYLLSKMDSQSAISYRNFASSMADGRLLGKIDGYIQDHLHEISDQDDFLKLPRLKLEVMLEDNLNLPGNGKLYSKVISWVQRSLWKNGDPLEKLMEEVQTLYYSADHKLHDGSLLEGQAEVCSTEDDRIQFVQKKPPRERDEMGSGASGSISPSNSQFNKHEWKYIASEKTTHNSYLCLAVLRGLLCVISLHGRTSPHNSPSATPCVLKSPNFEAQPEDLQEKLLKPMHYARSGLGTAELDSKLIAAGGYNREECLRTVECYDPKKDCWTFIAPMRTPRARFQMAVLMGEVYVMGGSNGHSDELSCGEMYNPRADEWIQVPELRTNRCNAGVCSLQNKLFVVGGSDPCGQKGLKNCDSFDPVTKMWTSCAPLNIRRHQAAVCELSGYMYVIGGAESWNCLNSVERYNPENNTWTLVASMNVARRGAGVAVYEGKLFVVGGFDGSHALRCVEVYDPATNEWRMLGSMTSARSNAGLAVLNDVLCAVGGFDGNEFLNSMEVYNLEKNEWSPFLEALGKN; encoded by the exons ATGACTCCCAACGGATATCTAATATTTGAAGATGAGAGCTTCCTGAATTCTACTGTGGCCAAGATGAATGCCTTGCGTAAAAGTGGCCAGTTTTGTGATGTCAGGTTGCTG GTCTGTGGACATGAGCTGATGGCTCATAAGGCTGTGTTGGCCTGCTGCAGCTCTTACCTGTTTGAAATCTTCAATGCTGACACGGAGCCACAGGGTGGAGTTTCGCTGGTTAAATTTGATGACCTTAACCCTGATGCTGTGGAAGTCTTGCTCAACTATGCCTACACAGCCCA ATTAAAGGCTGATAAAAGTCTGGTCAGTGATGTGTATTCTGCTGCAAAGAAGCTCAAATTGGAAAGAGTTAAACAG ATTTGTGGAGATTACCTGTTATCCAAAATGGACTCCCAAAGTGCCATATCATACCGCAACTTTGCTAGTAGCATGGCTGATGGGCGGCTTCTGGGCAAGATTGATGGCTATATCCAGGACCATCTTCACGAGATCTCAGATCAGGATGACTTTCTTAAACTTCCACGTCTGAAA CTGGAGGTTATGCTGGAGGACAACCTGAACTTGCCAGGTAATGGCAAACTGTACTCAAAGGTGATAAGCTGGGTTCAGCGCAGCCTGTGGAAGAATGGAGATCCTTTGGAGAAACTGATGGAAGAG GTGCAAACGCTGTACTACTCAGCAGATCACAAATTGCATGATGGGAGTTTGCTTGAGGGGCAGGCAGAGGTCTGCAGCACTGAGGATGACCGCATCCAGTTTGTGCAG AAGAAGCCGCCTAGAGAGAGGGACGAAATGGGCTCTGGTGCGTCTGGCAGCATCTCTCCCTCCAACAGCCAGTTCAACAAGCATGAATGGAAGTACATTGCTTCAGAAAAGACCACCC ACAATTCATAcctgtgtctggctgttctgAGAGGTCTGCTGTGTGTGATCTCCCTGCACGGCCGCACCAGTCCTCATAATTCTCCGTCTGCTACACCATGTGTGCTGAAGAGCCCAAACTTTGAGGCTCAACCAGAAGATCTGCAGGAGAAACTGTTGAAGCCTATGCATTATGCCCGTTCTGGCCTGGGAACCGCTGAATTGGACAGCAAGCTTATTGCTGCAG GTGGTTACAACAGAGAAGAGTGCTTGAGAACTGTGGAGTGTTATGACCCAAAGAAGGACTGCTGGACTTTCATTGCTCCGATGCGCACTCCACGAGCTCGCTTCCAGATGGCTGTGCTAATG GGCGAGGTGTATGTGATGGGTGGCTCCAATGGTCACTCAGATGAGCTGAGCTGTGGAGAAATGTATAACCCCAGAGCTGATGAGTGGATTCAAGTTCCTGAGCTCCGCACCAATCGCTGCAATGCAG GTGTGTGTTCCTTGCAAAACAAGCTTTTCGTAGTGGGAGGATCTGATCCCTGTGGACAGAAGGGCTTGAAGAATTGTGACTCCTTTGACCCAGTGACAAAAATGTGGACCAGCTGTGCACCCCTCAACATCA ggagacaccaggcagcagtgtgCGAGCTGAGTGGATACATGTATGTGATTGGTGGTGCTGAGTCCTGGAACTGCTTGAACTCAGTGGAACGCTACAACCCAGAAAACAACACTTGGACCTTGGTGGCCTCCATGAATGTGGCTCGTCGTGGAGCTGGTGTAGCTGTGTATGAAG GAAAGCTCTTTGTGGTTGGAGGATTTGATGGCTCTCATGCTCTGCGCTGTGTGGAGGTGTATGATCCAGCCACGAACGAGTGGAGGATGCTGGGAAGCATGACATCAGCACGGAGTAACGCAGGTTTGGCGGTATTGAACGATGTGTTGTGTGCTGTCGGGGGATTTGATGGCAATGAGTTCCTCAACTCAATGGAGGTGTATAATCTAGAGAAGAACGAGTGGAGCCCGTTTCTAGAGGCGTTGGGTAAAAACTGA